AAATATTACAGAAGATATCTCTGTAAAAACTGGAAAAGACAGGCATACATTAAGACTGTCTTTGGATATTATCAATGTGGGTAACTTCCTGAACAGGAACTGGGGTATTGTGCAGGCAGCAACAGTCAATAACTTCCTGAAGTTTGAAGGCCTGGCTGCTGATGGTAAGACGCCTTTATTCTCATTCCCGTATGCTGATTCCAAAAACCAGGTGCCTTATGTGAATAGTTATGCAAATAACACAGCTATTCTTTCAAGATGGCAGATGCAGTTTGGTATCAGGTATATACTTAACTAGCACCCATTTCATAAATAGTAATTGATAATCAATACTTAATTGACAATCGTGAAATGAGTTCTGATTGATCTTTTAATAAAACGCGCGGCGACCCCCAGGTTGCCGCGCGTTTTTTATTTTGCCAATGCCAGCGAAGGCATTCCTTTTATCTTGCGATTCCAGTAACTGATATAAATCGTTCCGATCACGGAAGGCAGTGTCCACATTACCAGCGTTTGCAGGTGCAAACCGGCTACCATAAAGGCGGTAATAGAAGCAATCAGGGCCGCTACCATCCTCCCTATATGACTACTCAGCCATGCATTTTTCTTCTCTTTAAAAACCCTGAAAGTGTAAAAATCCTTTAGTGTCATATACAAACCAAAGCCGCCAAAGAACGCAAACAATACAGCATTGCCGCCCTTGTGCATCGTAAGCTGGTAAATGCCGATCAGCAGCATCAGTACAGAAGCACCGAGCATCGTACCTGATATAGTTTTATCAATCGTATCTGCACTGCTTTTTATATCGCCTTTGAACGTAAGCGCGCGGTTGCCAGCCAGCACCAGGTAAATAGTATACACGCCGATTAAAAACAAAAACAGGTTCTCATGGCCCGGCATTCTGGCAATCACCAGCGATACCAGGGAACTGATAAACATGGAATAAGAAAATGCTTTACCACTGTTCTTATGCAGCTTACTACCTTTTTTTACGGCAATGCCGGCAATGCCACTGATCAGCCCAAGGCCGCCAAAAAAGGCATGTATATAAATCAGGATCTTTACAAGCGTTTCCATAATAGTAACAATTGAGGGTTAATGGGTATTCACTCATTTTTAAAACTTGCCGGGGGCAAATGCAAAATGAGTGAATGCCGTTTAATTACATTTGGCCAGGTATCTTTCTGTCTCTGCCAGGCCCCAGTGTGGATATAGATCTGCGGGCTTTTCCGTCTTGAACAATTCTGCTGCTTTTACAAACAGTGGTTTCGCTTTTTCCTTTCCACCACCAATGTATTCGGGTTTACCAAAAGTAGAAGCACCATCCAGGAAGTAGAGGCGGGGATTGTTAGGATCCAGTTTATATCCTTCCTGCAGGTAAGTATACGCCTTGATGCCATAGGTTTTAAAACGCTCCATGGGGTTTACCAGCATCTGTATAGTCGATGCCATATTGTGGATGGTGCAGAGCTCCGCATTTTTCTGGATAGCTTCTCCTTTTGCTGCCAGCTCATTTGCTTTCTGACCTACGGCATCTTTATCCGCTTTAGGATCGCCAAAACCAATGCGGGTCTGTGCCAGTCCTGCATAATAGTAAGGCAGCCACTGTGTTTTTTCTGCATCTCCGATCCGTTCAAATGCCTGCGATACTTCAGTGAGTTGTTCCGGGGTTTTAGCAGAATCGAGTAGCATAAGGTTATGCTGCATTGCAGCTACATATTTGCTGCTTTGAGCATGCACACCCATGGTGGTCAGTAAAGCAAAGGCTAAGATGATTTGTTTCATGGTGATATTTTAAAGGTTATCAATTGCGTCTTGTCTTCTGTCTATACCCCAGTTCAGGATCAGGCCAACGAAGAAGGTTCGTTGTGCCGGTGGCAGAATGGGTTGTTTGACCATGGCATTATAAGAGTAGTTGTAGCCTGCTATATTCGTACGGCCCAGCAGGTTGGTGGCAGATGCATACCAGATTGCGGCTGCTTTGCCCATCCTGGTCAGGTGGTAAATACTCAGGTCCAGTGTCTGGTAGCCGTTCGTTTTGCCCTGATCTTTGATGTAATATGTTTTGCCGCTGCCATCAGGTAGTATGGCATAATAAGGCCTGCCGGTAGCAAAGGTATAAGTAAGACTGGCACCGGTGCCGATTTTTGTGATAAACCGTTTCACAGAGGCGGTGGCGGTGTGGTTGGCTGCAATACCCGGCATGAGTGCTGTTGGGTAATTCAGGTAATCACGTTTCGTATCCAGGTAGGAATAACTGAGACTGTAATCCAGGTGCTTGAAAGTGGACTTATCACGGAAATACAGTTCAACTCCTTTGGCATAACCACTGCCGCTGTTATTGTACGAAGGCACAGTTTTAACCAGGTCTTCATATTGCTTGTAGAAAGCTTCCACTCTCAGGAAGGTACCACGTACCTGTCGCTGGTAGTTGATGATATAGTGAGTGGCTTTGGTATAATCCAGTGATGGGCTGACCTGCAAATAGGAGTTCTCTGGTTTCTGGTAGAACTGTCCGTATGCAGCAGAGATGGTAGATCCTTTGCCCATCCTATAGGCCAATGAGGCACGGGGTGCCACTTTGGCCTTTTGAAGGATGGAAGAATATTCAGCCCTGACACCAACCGTGGCCACGAGCGAATTCGTAAAGTAAAGTTCTGTTTCAGCAAAGCCTGCAGTTAGCTGATCAGGCAAATGCTTATTAACGCTATTATAAACAAAGTCATATTGTGAGTACCAGTATTCACTTCCAAAGCGAATGGTATTCAGGTTGCTGAATCTTTTCTCGATCACGGCTTTTCCCTGTACCAGGCTTTCCTTTCTGTCAAGCCTGAAGTTCACCGTATCCAGCCAGTATTTTTCGAAGGTATATTGCGGCACATTGTGTGCATCCTGCAATTGACTGCGGATGCTGTCGTGGGTAATGCTGTAGCTGGCAGAGAGTGTCATTTTCCATCCATCTCCCAGGTTCTCTTTCCAGCTGATGGCATTGAACCAGTTGTAATTACTGAGGGTAAGGGCAGTTTTCATATCAACACTGTCAATGTTGAAGTTGCGTACACCCAGTTTGTTATAACTGAAAGTAGTGTAGTATTTAATCATCCCGTTTTGGGTCTTGATGCGGAAATTGGCATCTGCATTATGAAACCGCGGACGGATAAAATAATCGGGTGTTTGTTTCACCAGCGCATAATACAGGCTGGTGTTGGTATATTGATAATTGAAGCCAAAGGACGATTTGCCGTTCTTAGCCAGTTGCTGTATACCCAGGCTGTTCTGGATAGGAGAGATGAAGGCATTGGCTTCTGATTGCTGGGGGAGATCGATGGTTTCCATGATCAATACGGAACTGAGGGCTTGTCCGTACAGGGCGGAATAACCACCGGTGCTGAAAGCAAACCCTTTGAACAGGGTAGCGGGGTACCTGCCGCGGCTGGGTATATTAGAGGCACTCAGGTAGTAGGGTCTGTTCACCAGGGAGCCGTCTATGAACTGTTTAGCCTCATAGCTGTCGCCGCCTCTTACAAAAAGGCCTTCCTGGTTACTGATCTGCTGTGCACCGGGCAGGGTATTGACGGCACGGGAAATGTCTGCATTGGCACCAGCCGTGGTTTGCACGTCCAGGGAGCTTAATACAGTCAATCCTTTTTTACCCATGCCTCCTCCGAAGGCCCCTGCGGTGACCGTGACGGCATTCAGTTCACTGATCTTTTCCTTCAGGGCAAAGTCCAGTTGAACGGGCTGGCCTGCCAGGGTAATGGTTTGTATTTTGGTTTCATACCCCGTGGCCGAAGCGACCACCGTAATAGTACCTTTTTCCGTGGTACGGATCCGGAAATGTCCGCTGGAATCCGTGGTCGTACCATCGTAGGTGTCTTTTAAAGCAACAGATACCCCGGGTATTGCCTGCTTTTTGTTGTCCGTAACCGAACCGGTTATTTGCGCCTGCCCAAGGGCTACGGTGGTTAAAAGCAGGAACAATATTGTGGTAAGTATCTTATTGTACATACAGTAAGGGTTAATTTAGTTTGGATGCGTGCAGGTCCTTAATCCTTCCTATTTCTTTTTTGAAGAGCAGGAAGCTTACCGGCTTGTTTAAATATCCAATATTGGCTAATTGTCTGGGTAATATATCCAGCACATAGTCATATGGATACTTGGTGACGAAAACATATACAATGTCTTTCTGGAAAATGTCGTCAAACACCAGGTTTTCTATACCTGTAATACTGACGTCTATAAAAACTATATCCGGAGCGGACTTTCTGATCGTAGACAGTATGTCGGAGGCTTTGGCCAATTTGGCAATGAGCCGTATTCCATCCGTCTGACTGATATAGTATTCCAGCATATCAACACTGAGCGGGTCTTCGTCTATTATGATGCATGTCAAATACATTGCTGGTAGGTAATTAATGAAAAAAGAGATTAGGCGGTCACAGTCGCTAAGCTGGATACACCGGTAGGCAGGGTATTGATAGAAGAATAGTTGTTGCCCTGACCATTGGAGCCCTTTCCACAACCGCAGGCGTTCAGCTTGCTGATGATTTCCTTGTTCAGGCTCAGGTTTGATTGTTTGCCGGTAGTTTGTTTTGCTTGTTTCATAGTGGTAGTTTTTTTGTTTGTTGATTACGATACAAACTTTCAACTTTTCCCGCCGGGCAAAAATTCTTTTAGACCAAAGTGATGTCTTGCCCAACGAAATGATCAAATCGTTTCATTTCGCCTTGCCGGCAATGGCCCCACAAGGCGAAAAAAGCCTCCCATAAACAAGGAATTACGCCAAAAAAAACATATCTTCATGAGCATACGTAGCAAATGACCCAGTCGAGACACCCTGATTTCTAATAGTTTAGTGGAGGACATGAAACCAAGACCATTTAATTTTGCCCGATTACTTATCCCGGAGAATGTTAAGTATGTACACATCGTATTCTGGTGTATCATGTTAGCGCTGTATACCCTGAATATTATGTTCCTTTTCTCGACAAATGCACTTATTTCCCTCATATTCGGTTTAAGGAACCTGCTGGGGGCCATGACATTCTTTTATTTCATCTTTTATGTGCTGGTACCGGTTTTCCTGAAAAAGAAGAAACGGGCGCTGTTCCTTGTCGGCCTCTTAGTGCCCTTCTGGCTCTGGGCAGTGATCAACTATGTGTTTATGTCGCTGCTGGTTAATAACTTCTCTATATCTGACAGGGATCTGCTGGCCTCTGTAAAGGTCATTGCCGACAAATCGATCTGGCAGATCCTGGCACCGCATACTGTTTTCCAGACTTTCATCGGGGTACTCATGATCGTGACACCTCCTATTACTATTAAACTGGTCGAAGAGATCTCCCGGTCTATGACCAGGTCACTCCGCCTGGAAAGAGATAACCTGAACCTGGAGGTGAGTTTCCTGCGATCACAACTGAATCCGCACTTTTTATTCAATACCCTTAATAATATCTATTCGCTGTCTGTCAGGAATAATCCAAAAGCACCCGAATTGATTATGCAGCTCTCCGATATGCTGCGGTATACATTGTACGAATCCAACCGCGAAGTAGTAGAGCTGTCGAAAGAAGCCGATTTCCTATATAACTATGTTCAGTTAGAGAAAGCCAGGTATGGAAAGGATGTAGATATCCAGTTTATCTACGATTCAGAATCCCTGGAAGGGTTCAAGATCGTACCCCTGCTCACATTCCCGTTCATCGAGAATTCATTCAAGCACGGGCTGGATACCACCACCAAAGATCCCTGGCTAAAGATTTCATTTGAGGTGGCGGACAATACCCTCTATTTTGAAATCGCAAACAGTAAAGGAGACGAATCATTATTCAAACATCATAAAGAATCCGGAACGGGGGGGATAGGGATTGCAAATACGCAGAAACGCCTGTCCTTATTATACCAGGATAAATATTCATTGTCGATTAACAATAGTCCGGACTCCCATAGTATCAACCTTAACATAACTCTTATCTAGCCATGAAGAAAATCAAATGCATCATTGTCGATGATGAGCCATTATCCCGGGAATTGTTAGAAAGTCATATCGAGCGCATACCCTTCTTAGAGCTTGTCAAATCCTGCGCTGATGCTTTCGATGCGATAGACATATTGCAGACAGATACCATTGAACTCCTGATCACAGATATCCAGATGCCAAGGATCAATGGCCTGGAACTGATCAAATCATTGTCTAATCCGCCTTTCCTCATCTTTGCCACGGCTTATTCCAATTATGCCATCGAGGGGTATGATCTGAATGCGGTAGACTTTTTATTAAAGCCTATTTCGTTCGAAAGATTTTTAAAAGCGATCAATAAAGCAAAGAAAGATATTGATCAGAAAACGGGTGAAACCGCAGCAGCTGCTACGCCTGTAGGCCAGTCACAACATGCCTTACAGCCACAACACCTGTTTGTGAAAGATGGACATAAATTATCCAAGATCTTATTCGAAGATATTCTGTACATCGAAGGGATGAAAGACTATATCAAAATAGTCACCAAACAAAAGAACGTAGTGACTTATATGCGTATGAAGAGTATAGAAGAAGTGCTGCCTGAAACACAGTTCGTACGTATCCACAAGTCATATATCATACATCTTCCTGCTATCAAATCAGTCGTTGGTAATTCAATAGAATTAATCAATAATGAATCTATCATCATTTCAAAACAACATAAACAAATGCTGATCGACCGGTTAAATGTAGCTGGTAAAGTATAGTAAAAGCCCCGTCAGTATTGCGGATAGCCCGCTCCAACACTATGTTGGAGCGGGCTTCCTGTTTTTAAGCGCATAAATACACGATATCTAAACGCTGGTCTGTTTGGTGTGGTAAACTTTCAATTTCGTCTAAAAGAGTTTTTACGCGAATGCTTTTGTCAGACATTTGAATCATCGAAGCAAACATACACAAAACGAAAAACGAAAAATGATTGCGATTCGATACAAGGTTTGAAGAGAATGAAATTTGGTTGTGTAGAAACAGCATCTTGTCTAAAAAAATTTTCTAAGTGAACGTTTCAAAGCAATTTTAAACCATCAATCAAAACTGAAAATAAAAACATGGAACTTAAAAATTACAGCACAGTATCGAATGCCTTCTACAAGGTGGTGCAGACTGGAGCCAAAATAGATGAACTGATCACAGCCATCAAAACCACCAGCCTGCCTGCTTCTGAGAAATATGCATACCAGGCATTCTGTTACGCGATGATGGCAAAAGAAGCTTCCGGAATGTTGCAGAAAGGAAAATATATCCAGCAGTATGGTGAGTTCATTGGTAAGTCTATCGTGATCGACAACGACTGCTACGAAGCAAGACTGATGCGCTTTATTGTTGAAAAAAGATTGTCAGAAGTAAACTTCGTCAATCACACACAAACTGATATTGAATTCCTCTCCGCAAATGTCGAAACGATACAGGACGATTGTTTAAAGCACGTAACCTTAAAAGCCCTTTCAAATGTATAAGGACTCATTTTTCATACCCTTTACTGAACATCACGACTCCATCATAATAGATGCCACACAGTCTAAGAGTTATACTTATGAAGAAGTGTATAGCCAGATTGCTGACATCGCAGCGGGGATCGGACAACTACAACTGGCAAAACATTCTATCGTCGTTATCTATGGTTACAAGAATGCATTCAAATCGTTGTTGCTGTTCTTCTCCTGCCTGAAATGTGACCTGATCCCTTTCCTGGTAGAAACCGGTGGATTGAGTAAGATCACTGATCTCAAATTCAACGCGATCATTGCAGAAGCAGCCATTGCCGATAGTATAGTAGAAAATGCTACCGCACAAAAAGTAAATGATGCATTCATCTATCACAATATACACGAGGATGTTTATGTAGGTGATGAAAATGATCTGCTGGTGGTATCCAGTTCTGGTACAACCGCAGGAACACCTAAAAAGATCCTTTTAGGCAAACAGCAAACTATTGCAAACATTGCCTCTAACAGGGAAGCGATGGCTATCACAAAGGATGATGTGACGCTGGTGTTATTGCCTGTATCTTATTCCTACGGCCTCATTGCACAGTTCCTTACACATTTCTTTACAGGAGCAAAGATCGTACTGGGCGAAAGATTGCTGGGCATCTTACAGCTGCCGCAGCTCTTTCAGAAACACCAGATCACGAATGTGTTTATGACACCACTCCTGGCAAGATTGATCTTATACTATTATCAAAAGATCCCTAAGATCAAAAACACCCTGCGCTTCCTCACCATGGGAGGAGATAAGCCACACCTGCCTACCTTCCAGAAGGTATTCAGACTGTTCAGCTGCCCAATCTATAGCACTTATGGCCTGGCAGAAGCAGGACCCAGGGTCGCTACCTGCAAGTACAACGACGTACCTGGGAAAGATAGTGAAGCCTGCATTGGCCTTGTCAATCCGGGTATCACACTCAGGGTTGCTGCCACGGAAAAATACCAGGACAAGTATAACGATACGCCTATCGGCTATCTGCAGATAGAAAGTCCTTCCATCTACCTCGGTTATATCAGGGGCAATGTACTGGACAGACCTGCTTCCAATGCAGTACTTACTACAAAAGATATTGTAGTGAAGAAGAACGACCGCTACTTTATCCTGGGCAGGGAAGGCGATTTCATCGAATACAAAGACAGGATCATCTGGTTCAACAGTCTCTCCGATGAGCTGTATCATGCCCCCGAAGTACTGAAAGTAAGCATCCGTAAGGATAGTGAAGACAGGATGGAGATAGGCGTCTTTCACAGGAACAAGATCAATATTCCCGAAGTGGAACAGGCCCTGAAAGAGAAGTACGACCTGCATGCAGGTGATCATTACGACCTCAAACTAATAGAGTTTAATAATACCTATTACAAATGACCCGTCTATTCATTACTGAAATAAAACCAGCAGCTGACCCAAACAGCATGGACACAATCAAGGCATATTTCAGTGATGAATTAGTAAACAGGTTAACGAAATCTCCCGGGGCGGGGCACTGGTTAAAGAGAGTGACATCCAGGTTAATGCTTGTACAGATCTTTAAGGAACTGGAACTGGATGTAACGCTACTCAGGGGCCTGCATTACAATAGGCATGGAAAGTTAGTGATGGATACGGGAACCCCCAATATATCTATCTCTTATAGCAACAGCATCGTAGCATGTGTAGTAAGTGAACACAAAATAGGTGTCGATATCGAAGATATCAGTGAGCCGCCTGCCAGCAAAACAATGACCCTGCTGGAAAAATGGACAGGCAGAAAAGTAAAGGACCAGATGGACTTCTTTATGCTCTGGACACAGATTGAATCGATCGCTAAGCTATACGACGACAAAGGATTGGCTGATATATTCTACGGCAATCTGCTATCAGAAAAACATTATACCCGACAATATCTTTTAAACAATAACTACCTCGTATCCATGTCTGCACTGACATGCCTGGATACTGCTGGCCAAATAAAAACATTGACTATATGACAACGGCAGAATTTGATACCCTGAAGCCATCTGCGCTACTACCCCACAGAGAGCCAATGTTGCTGGTGGATAAGGTATTGCACACAGACTTTAAAAATACCATTACAACCGAAACTGAAATAGGGGAGGACATGATTTTCCTGAAAGGACATTTCCCCGGTTATCCCTTACTACCAGGTGTGATCATCATCGAGGCCATGTTCCAGGCATCCGGTGTACTCAACAGGGTGGCTACCCTGGAAAGAGATGGTGAAGCAAAACAGAAAACAAAACTGGGCAAGGCTGTGAAAGTAAAATCAGCTACGTTCTACAAGGAAGTGTTGCCCGGCGATAAACTGGTGATTACATCTGAGCGCATCAAGAATATCCTCAACTTCAGCGAATACAAGGCGGTCGCCACAGTAAACGGAGAAGTAGTATGTAAAGCAGAAATCACTTTATCTATAAGCATATGAAAAATAATAACAAGATCCTGATCACTGGCCTTGGCAGCGTTTCCCCACTGGGATATGGTTCTGCTGCCGCATGGGAGAAGATCCTTGCAGGCGAAAATGGTCTCAGCATAAAAAGCAACTGGACCAATGCCAGTATTCAACCCCAGTACTATGGCGAAGCCCCTGCAATAGAATTCGCCAGCGAAGTAAAATGGGATGACCGTTTCCCTCCCCAGCAATATTCTAAACTCGGTTTGCTGGCCTGCAAGAAAGCACTGGACGATGCAGGCATTGTACTCGAAGCATCCGACAACGAAATCGGCCTGGTGATAGAAACCAGTCTCGGTGCCACCGCTTCGGTAGAAGATTACCTGTATGACCTGTACCGTTTCGGTCTCCAGAAAATAAGCCCGGTGAAGTTTACGAAAACCGTTGCCAACACCGTACTAGGCGATATCTCAAGGGTTTTCAAACTGAACGGCCCCAGCTCTTTGATCTATAATTCCAACAGTATCACCTACGGTTTTGACCTGATCAAAAAAGGCCTTGCTGATATCGTGATCTGTGGCGGTGTAGACCACTACACAGAATTCAGGATCCTGAGTGAGCAGGAAAGCAATCACCTGGTACCTGTAAATGAAGATACGGACCCATTCAGTGCCTCCACCAAAGAGCCTGATGACCGCCGCAATATACTCGGGGATGGTGCCGCCTTCCTGGTGCTGGAAAGTGAAGCCAGCGCGGAACGGAGAGGAGCAAAGCGATATGCAGAACTGGTAGAATACCACAGCTGCTTCGACTATCAGAATGTGGAAGATACCACAAGGCGATCAAAAGAAGTGGTGCAGTCAGCGATCAATGCCCTCAAACCCATCGTTTCGGCCACCGGGAAACTGGTATACCTGAGTGCTTACACTACTGCCGGGCAATTGGAACACAATGAACGGCATCTCCTGGAAGACCTGAATAAACAACACGAAACATACCCCCTGCGGCACAAAGCCTACACCGGTGATATGAAGTCGGCCAGCAGCATCATGGGGGCAAGCATTGCCAGCCAGATCCTGTACAGTGACCGCTTCCCTGAGCCGGATGCCAGCGGAGATCACCCCTCCGGTTTCGCTTATGCCCTGGTCAATACAAGCCATGAAGGTGGCGGTAGCTCACATCTCTTACTTAGAAAAACTAATTAATCATGAAAAATATTTTCATCACCGGTGGTTCCAAAGGAATCGGAAAAGAACTGGTAAAAAGATTCGCCCGCCTGGGTCATCAGGTAGTATTCACTTACCAGTATTCAGCAGAAAGTGCACAGAAAATCGTGGATGAACTCCACGCAGAAGGTTTCCCCAATGTATACACGTTTAAGTGCGATATGGGCAATGAAGCAGAAGTAAAAGCCCTGTTCAAAGGCAATAAGGAGATTCTGAAAGAAGTGGATGTACTGATCAACAATGCAGGCATCCGGGATAGCAAAATGAATGCAAATCCCAAACCCTTCCTCATGACATCGTCTGCAGAGTGGTGGGAAGTGATGCACAACAACGTGAATGGTGTGATGAATACCAGCCGTGCAGTACTCCCTTCCATGATCAAAAGAAAGAACGGCAGGATCATTAATGTGACCTCGCTGGCAGGGATCAAAGGCAACCCAGGGCAATCTGCTTACGCCGCTTCCAAAGCCGCTATCAATTGCTTCTCCAAATCTTTGAGTAAGGAAGTAAAGGGCATGGGTATCATCATCAACTGTGTGGCACCTGGTTTCATAGAAACTGATATGGTAGACAATCTGCCGGATCAATATATCAGCAACAGGGTAGGTAATAGTCTGCTGAAGCGCATGGGTACGACCGATGAGATCTCCAACTTCATTTCTTACCTGGCGCTGGAATGCCCCGAGTTTTTAATCAACCAGGAAATCGTGATCGATGGTGGTATGAACTAATAAAAACTATGTAACATGAAAAAAAGAGTCGTTGTTACCGGTATCGGTGCCATATCAGCCCTCGGCAATAATATCGCTGAGATGACAGAAAGCCTCGAAAATGGCAGCATTAAATACAATGCAATCCCATCAGACAGGTTTAGCACCGCCCACAAACTATTTGCGAATAACAGGGGATTTATGATGGATTATGACCTCTATCAGAGTTCCTGGGATAAGGATGTATCTATCATGAGCGAAGTCGCCGTAAAATGCATCCGGGAGGCCTTAGAAAGCGCTCATCTCTCAGAAGACGAGTTGCACGCCAACAATGCAGGCCTCATCATCGGCACATCAGTAGGTGCCAGTTTCCCGATCCTGCAGCGTATCAGGAAATCAGTGCAGGAAAATGAGGATGATTATGAACTGGCATTGTACTCCACGCCAAAGATCCTCGGCAAGATAGCCAGGGCCTTTAAACTAAATGGATACGTCTCTGCTATTTCTACAGCCTGTGCTTCAGGCACCAACTCGATAGGCAGGGCCTTTGACCTGATCGAAAATGGGAAGGCGGATATCATGATCAGTGGTGGTATGGACATCTTTACGGAGCTCACCTATACAGGGTTCAATTCCCTGATGGCCATCTCCAAAACAAAGTGTAAGCCTTTTACCAAATCGAGAGACGGTATGTCGCTGGGCGATGGCTGTGCCATCCTGATCCTGGAGAGCCTGGAATCTGCTGTCGAAAGGGGTGCTACGATCTACGCAGAGATCAAAGGCTATCACATACTCAACGAAGCCTATCACGCAACTGCACCTCATCCTGACGGCATCTATGCACTGAAGTGTATGAAGAGTGCCCTGGCATATGGTGGTATGAGTACCGAAGATGTGGATTATATCAATGCACATGGCACGGGTACCGGCAAGAATGACAGTGCGGAACTAAAAGGGTGTGAAGCCTTGTTGCACGAGAAGACGACGAAGACCTATGTCGGATCTACCAAGTGCCTCACGGGGCATACCCTGGGCGCAGCAGGCAGCATAGAAGCGATCATCAGCATCCTGAGTATGCAGCACAATGCTCTCTATGCGAACTATGAGGCGGACGATCTGCCTGAATCTGAAAAGATCGAATTCGTCACACAAAACAAAAATAACATTCCGCTGGATACAGTGTTGTCCAACTCCTTTGGCTTCGGCGGAAACATGGCCAGTATTTTACTCACTAAATATAAAAATTAAAAAAACCTTTAAAAACTTATAATTATGGAACACATCGTAATCGAACAAAAAGTAAAAGAAGTTCTCATCAGTGTACTGAACCTGAACAAAACTGTTGATGAATTATCTAATGATCAGGCCTTATTTGGCAATGACGAAAACCCGGGTCTGTTTGATGACTCCCTGGCTGTACTGGAAGTTACCTCTGTACTGATGGCAGAATTCGAGCTGGAAGCATCTGACTTCGGCGAAGAAAGCTTCAAAACTGTAGGTACCCTTGCGCAGCGCATCTATGATGTATTGCACCTGGCTGTTGTTTAATCGGAAAT
This window of the Chitinophaga sancti genome carries:
- the fabZ gene encoding 3-hydroxyacyl-ACP dehydratase FabZ encodes the protein MTTAEFDTLKPSALLPHREPMLLVDKVLHTDFKNTITTETEIGEDMIFLKGHFPGYPLLPGVIIIEAMFQASGVLNRVATLERDGEAKQKTKLGKAVKVKSATFYKEVLPGDKLVITSERIKNILNFSEYKAVATVNGEVVCKAEITLSISI
- a CDS encoding beta-ketoacyl synthase N-terminal-like domain-containing protein, whose protein sequence is MKNNNKILITGLGSVSPLGYGSAAAWEKILAGENGLSIKSNWTNASIQPQYYGEAPAIEFASEVKWDDRFPPQQYSKLGLLACKKALDDAGIVLEASDNEIGLVIETSLGATASVEDYLYDLYRFGLQKISPVKFTKTVANTVLGDISRVFKLNGPSSLIYNSNSITYGFDLIKKGLADIVICGGVDHYTEFRILSEQESNHLVPVNEDTDPFSASTKEPDDRRNILGDGAAFLVLESEASAERRGAKRYAELVEYHSCFDYQNVEDTTRRSKEVVQSAINALKPIVSATGKLVYLSAYTTAGQLEHNERHLLEDLNKQHETYPLRHKAYTGDMKSASSIMGASIASQILYSDRFPEPDASGDHPSGFAYALVNTSHEGGGSSHLLLRKTN
- a CDS encoding SDR family NAD(P)-dependent oxidoreductase — translated: MKNIFITGGSKGIGKELVKRFARLGHQVVFTYQYSAESAQKIVDELHAEGFPNVYTFKCDMGNEAEVKALFKGNKEILKEVDVLINNAGIRDSKMNANPKPFLMTSSAEWWEVMHNNVNGVMNTSRAVLPSMIKRKNGRIINVTSLAGIKGNPGQSAYAASKAAINCFSKSLSKEVKGMGIIINCVAPGFIETDMVDNLPDQYISNRVGNSLLKRMGTTDEISNFISYLALECPEFLINQEIVIDGGMN
- a CDS encoding beta-ketoacyl-[acyl-carrier-protein] synthase family protein; translation: MKKRVVVTGIGAISALGNNIAEMTESLENGSIKYNAIPSDRFSTAHKLFANNRGFMMDYDLYQSSWDKDVSIMSEVAVKCIREALESAHLSEDELHANNAGLIIGTSVGASFPILQRIRKSVQENEDDYELALYSTPKILGKIARAFKLNGYVSAISTACASGTNSIGRAFDLIENGKADIMISGGMDIFTELTYTGFNSLMAISKTKCKPFTKSRDGMSLGDGCAILILESLESAVERGATIYAEIKGYHILNEAYHATAPHPDGIYALKCMKSALAYGGMSTEDVDYINAHGTGTGKNDSAELKGCEALLHEKTTKTYVGSTKCLTGHTLGAAGSIEAIISILSMQHNALYANYEADDLPESEKIEFVTQNKNNIPLDTVLSNSFGFGGNMASILLTKYKN
- a CDS encoding acyl carrier protein; amino-acid sequence: MEHIVIEQKVKEVLISVLNLNKTVDELSNDQALFGNDENPGLFDDSLAVLEVTSVLMAEFELEASDFGEESFKTVGTLAQRIYDVLHLAVV